CCTCAAATCCTTGCCggtccccacctccaccccccccccccccgccccgatCTCATGTGCACTCGGGATCTGGCCTGACAGACTCAATTCCTTGTCCAGGGCATGTCCACCCTAGGCTGAGAGGCCTTGTGCTGGGGACCTCCCAGCATCAGGTCTCAGTTTACCTCGGTGCACAACAGAGTTGGGTGGCCTAAAGGGGTTCAACCGGTCTACAGGGATTGGAGGCTTCCCCAGACGCCTTCACCGGTGTCCAGCCTGACCGTGCGCAGCCTCACCTGGTCGTCCCAGTCCCGCAGCTTTCAGGGCCCTGCAGGCCGCCTCCTGGACCGCCAGGCTGGAGGCCGGGCAGCCGGGACGGAAGGCTGCAGCCTGCACCGGGCCCCCGACCTGGCGGCCGAACACAGTGCGCAGCAGCGTCTCCAGTAGTTGCAGTCCCGGCGCCCCCGCGTCCTCCGCCCCCACGTCGGCTACCAGAACCCCGACCAGCGCGGCGCCCTCCCGCCTCCGGCCGCGCACGTCCCGCAGCATCTCCCGCAGGCGGCGCCGCGGCTCCCGGGAGGTCAGCGATCCGGCGCGGCACAGCACGAAGACGAGCGGCGAGCGGATGGCGCGCTCCGCCTTCGTCCCCGGAGCCCCGCTCGGCTCGCTGGCCGCCGCCGTGTCCGCGCTCTCGGTCTCTGAGCAGCCCGGCTTGCCCGGCGCGGGCTCCGGAGGGAACACGGCACGGGCGAAGTCCCGCAGCAGCGCGCGGCTCTGCTCGCGCTCCCACAGCTCGCCCACCAGCAGCACCTGCCCGCGGCCGCCCGCCGCCTCCACCAGCGCCTGGAAGGGCGGCTCCGCCGGGCTCGCCGGCTGCAGGGCCAGCGCCTCCAGCTCGCTCTCCATGCTGGCCGCCGCCTCCTGCGCCGAGCTGGGAGCTCCGCCGCCGCCTCTGCCGACACGCCCCCGAGGGCCGAGCCGCCCGGACCCCCTGCCCGCCAACAGCGCCCTGAGCGCTCTTGTCCCGCCAAACTGAATAcaccattcactcactcattcatttagaTACCCAATAACACACCCAATAGATAACTTAACGAACATCTAGGACATTTAGAAAGTATAGGCTCTTAGGGGAGCTGAGGATGAATGGACATTAACCTGACAAACGTACCCTCTCAGGGTAAGATGGTTTTGAATCCCGGagaagattgatttatttatttaaacgttttatttattttatgtgtatggatgttttgcttaaATGCATCTGCACTAGTAACAGCgtctgatctcctggaactggagttgtggatggtTGAGTTATGATCAACTacaggggtgctgggaacccaatctacgtcctctgcaaaagcagtaagtgctcttagtcGGTGAACCATCTCCCTCCagtctcagatttttttttcttcctcttgagaCACAATCTCACCATCCTAGCCTAGAATCTGGAGATCCTTTGGTCTCAGTTTAGGATTACAGTCTGTACCACCATTCCTAGCTTCTGGAGCTATTTTAAAGAAGTCCTACAGGGCTTGGGGTCAGGGCCTGCTTTTCCAGTGGTGTAAGCTTTGGAGCCGAGATGGAGCAGAAGAGTGGGTGAGaaccagaaagagagaaagagagagagagagagagagagagagagagagagagagagagagagagaaacatgacattctagtttcatttctgtcgctgtgataaaaatacctcAACCTCAAACAATTTAGGGacgagaagaaagggtttattttagctcacagttcttgGTTGCAGCCTGCCACTGCAGAAaagtcacagaggcaggagctaGCCACAACACACCCATACCCATGGGTGAAGAGATATGAATACTTTTGTACAATCACACCAACAAATGGTGTCACCCACTttcaggctgggtcttcccatatcaattaaaGCAAACAAGATAATCCTAGCCATCCCCAAACTTGCTCGAAGGGCAACCTGACCTAGACAGTCCTTTGAGATTCGTTCCCAGGTAAGTCTAGGTTGTGTTCCATTGACAATTAGAATTGTCagttgtggtggtgcacgctggtggaatttgctgaaggaggcagaggcaggaggatcacgagttcgaggccagcctggacaattAGAATTAACCACCACACAGGGGACCTCCCTTACCAGTTCTCCTCCTCAACCTCCGATACTtcctccaaatggatcaaggtcATCCTTTCCACAAATACTTGTTGCATTTGGGTACTGCCTGATGTAATATGGGGCTGTTGTTCTCCAGAATCTAGAGCAGAAGTCTAGAACAACTTGTCTCTTGTGACCCCTTTAGGGGAtcaaaagaccctttcacaggggtctcctaaGACCTTCAGAAAACATagttacattatgatccatagtAGTAGCagagctatgaagtagcaatgaaactaACTTtttggttgggagtcaccacaacttTCATAGCTATAACTCTGCTGCTAGTGTGggcttgcagcattaggaaggttgagaaccactgatctagaggtAGACATGGGATGCTGGCATGCTGTGGTGTTGGGCTATCTGTGtaggtgtgtacatgtatatgcatctgTAATTGTTTGTCTAAAACCCAGGTCAGAAGCAGGGACGTATTTCCTACCATTCTCATAGACCAGTTTTGTCCAAAAGAATCTTCTGCAAACTGTTTTTCCTGCCCTGTGCAAATGCAGGTGCCCCGAGGCACATGTAGCTAttactgttgtgcactggagcTGATGCAAATGATTTTTTATATGCTATTTAACATGGAGTTAAATTCAAATAACCCCCAGGGCTTGAGATGAGTTTGTAGCTCTAGGCTCTTCTAGTGTACAGCTCTGACCATACCCCATAAGCAAGGAGCAAGGAAATGTGGACCATGATACATTAATGTAAAAACAATGGAAACACCCACATATCCTCCACCCCATTCCTATCTCTACTTCTACCATGATACCTGGTGACAGAACAGAGCCTTACCATCCAGGAAAGGGCTTAGAAACACATGGCAATGACACTTTgtagcctctcctcccactgcaGCTAGCTTGTGTGAAGAACAGCGGCCAGGGAGAAGGCTCAGGATTTACTGAAATGAACTTCTCTAGATACAGGAGGGTGGCACATGGTGTGTGGCTAGGACCACATTATAATGCCATAGTGGCTTCCATTCCTTAGGCTGATAGGTGATACAAGGTGACATGGGCTTTGGTCTCTTCTAGGTGCAACAATTGCTAGCCTAGGCAGGGGAAACATAAACTTACTGGAAACAAGAATTAGCACTCTATGAACTCTGAGATAGAGTCAACTCATAAGGCATAGAAATTAAACTTCACCTCAGTATTAATAGCACATTGTaatcatgacacacacacacacacacacacacacacacacacacacacgagagtaTGTCCTTTTGTCTTGTAGGTAATTGGAGATGCACAGTAAGTGACTAATAGATATGATCTCTTTTCCTAGATGGGTGgacatggatggatggacagacatatacacacggacggacggacacacacacacacacacacacacacacatacacacacacacacacacacacagaggctgagtCTGAGATTGAATCAAACggggaaaggagaaatggaacTGAGCACCAATAATCCTTCCGTTGCCCCATCCCTGGAAGCGTTGTGAGCAACTGCTTCAGGCTCCTGGCACTACAGCGCAGCTGCTCTGCGGTTGTGTGTTCCCAGTTGTGAGGGAACTGCCCTCAAACTCTGATCCGGTATAAACATGTTCTctcttgagttgcttttgtcaggtagtTTGCCAAATGACTAGAAGAACGACTAATACGAACGACTAATACGGAACTCAAAGGGCTGTTCCTGTGATAAACCTGACCGTGTGGTTTGGAGATCGTTGGAGTTGATTTTTGGGAAGGGATGTGGAAGAATCTAGGACTGTGGGCTAGAGAAGCCCAAAATGCTCTGAACAAGCTTAGTGAGCCATTCTGGTGGGTGAGCAGAAGACCAGAACTCTATAAAGGAAGACAGTAAAGATTGTACTCAGGAGGTCCCAGAGGTGAACAGGAAGTCTCCCAGgagctgaaggaggggctgtccaggtgtgaTTCTGTGAAAGACTATGAGTGCCTTCTGTGCATGCCCTGAGAACTTGTGCGAGACTGAACTCAAAAGTAATGGACTCACTTGTTTGCCGGAGGGCATTTTAAGACGGTATAGCATTCAGGCTGTGATGTAGTTACTGATCGTTGCTCTTATCCAGGTTTACAGCGAGAAGGAGCGGGGAGCGGGGAGCAAGATATGAAAACATGCATCATTTGCTGAGGATAGGAATGCGAATGAGTTTAAAAGCTGCAGATGAGAAGGGCTCAGAGAAAGTAGCTACAATTGTCAGAGAGTTTAGCAGAACTAAGAAGAAACTTTGTCTTAACTCTAAGATAATAGTAAAGATACCTTGACTCCATCTATCAGAGATTCTaacagtgggctggagagataactcagcagttaagagcactgggttttctttcagaggtcttgagttcaattcctagcatgcGCATGCAACTCACAACCTTACTGTAGCCCCACGGGAttttatgccctcttctggctgtagacgtacatgtacacaaaacaccCAGCTATGTAagccaatgtttaaaaaaaaaaaaaaagattctaactTGTGAAagtgcaaattcatttgaaaggaaGGAGTCTCAACTTGGAATGGAACTAAAAGGATTTCATGCTGGGAGATAAACCCCTGTGGTTGGCTGCCAGACTTGGCTGCCAAGGTGCCCAGAAGGCACTATAGCCGTGGTAGACTACCACTCACTGTGGCATCAGACCTTGGTGTAGTCATCTACGTGGTGCAGGTTTTGCAGGCCTAGAAAGTGCAAGAGTTAAATAATGGGAGCTTACACCAAAGTTACAGAAATACACGAGGCCAGGCAGTGTGTGGCAGGGCCATAGTCCTTGCAAGGAGACCCCTGAGAGGCTATTTTATAAAACTGAGAAGGCGAAGCCGTGGTTGCAAGTGGGAACCCATTTTGAAGATGCCAGGACTGTGAGATATTCACCAAGAAAAGCTGGAAGCAGAGAGTGGAGCAGTGGAGAGGCTACGTGTGCTGCAGTCagcagaactggagagatggggcTCCCTGTCCCTGTAGGAGCCCAGATGCTGTTATAAAGGACCCCACATTCAGGACATGGAGTTAAAGAACTTGGTGCTTTTCCTAAGTGAGTTTTCTTTAAGCttagcctgatttttttttttttggaatgagaATGTTCATTTTGTATATTGCAAGTATATaatttgtaacttttcttttacAGGGCCTCACAGTTAAGAGATTATGTGAATCTTGGAAGAGACCCTGAATTTACACTTTGGAATAATTTGGAACTGCCAAGACTTTGGGGACTTGTGAAATGAGAATGAATGGGCTTTTTGTCAGAAGATAGTCATGTTTCTACAAAGCCTGGGGGATGGGATGCTATGACTTTAAAATGTTATGTTTGCGGTGGaaaggtggttcagtgggtagaggcaTTACTTGCAGACTTGGTGACTTGAGTTTGTTCTTTAGATCCCATAAGGTGGTTGAGGTTATGCTTGGTTCTTTCTCCCAGCCCCAGGCTCTCAGAAATAAGACTTAGACTTAAAATATCTTTACAGATACCTTGGCCATaaagctaggctcttctctgactagattaTAACAACGTAAAATAactcatttattctaatctatatTCTGCCCTGTGGTTGgctacctgtgctcaggtaccatgtgtctgtctcatTACATCTTCCTGGGTGAGTCTCCCTCACTTGgcactatcccagaatcctttctgcttaCAGGATGTTGCACCTCCTATTTCCTAGAGGCCATCAGTTTTATTACTGACAGGTGTCACATTCTTACAGAAACATGATACTTTCTCTATACAAGGTGGCAGGAgacacctctgacctccaggtgcATGGGgtggcatgtatgcacatgcatgtaacctgcatggacacacatacacacacatgcaaaataaattaaataacattaaaaataatgtgtttagGTATAACATTGACAAGGGATGGACTTGTAATGATTAATTCATTGTCAACTGATCTCCTGGGAGACACATCTAGGCATGTCTATGAGAGTGTTTCTAGAGAGATTTAAGACAAAAGACCCATCCTTAATGTGAGTGGCACCATCTCACTGGCTGGAGTCCTATacagaataaaaaaggaaaaatgaaagaaagagctGAATACTGCCAGTTACCTCGCTtgcttcaaaaaatatttttgtaaattttattacaaaaaaccccttgaaactaaaaaaaaaatcacatgtcaaAAAGAGCCATCTTAATGAACTCCTATACAGTTAGGAAGGCCATTCTGAAGCCGGGGAGCTTCATACTGAATTTTCCACTTTCTGCTTTTGAAGTGTGACCTCATGTTCCTGCTGTCCCCTTTCTTGCTACCTCGCTTTCCCCTTCACAATGGTCTGTGCTCTCAATCTGTGAGCCAAGATAAAGTCTTTCATCTTTAGGTTACTTTTGTCAGTGCAACAAGAAGAGTAATTATGGGTATGCTGGTTAAGTTTTCATCATCCCGACACActctagagtcatctgggaagaggaacctcagttAAGGAAATGTTTCCATCTAATTGACCTGTAGACAGGTCTGTGgggccatctttctttttcttttcttttctttttttttttttttttttttttttttttgagacagggtttctctatctatccctggctgtcctggaactcactctgtagaccaggctggcctcgaactcagaaatccacctgcctctgcctcccttaaaggtgtgtgccaccactgcctggcggggCCATTTTTCTTGATTACCGATTAATATGGGAGGGCCCCGCtgactgtgggtggtgccacccctgggcagatggtcctggtggtataaggaagaaagatgagcaatccacaaggagcaagccagtaatcagcactTCTCCACGGCCTCAGCTTCAATAtccgcctccaggttcctgccttgagttcctaccctcaGTGAAGTTCTGTAACCCCAGGGGatgaaataaattctattctctgaaagttgcttttggtcatggtgtttattacagcaatagaaacctaaccaGGACATACGGCAAGCACAGGGGATACAATCTTTTGTCAAAAGCTTGCAGTGCCCAGTCCCTTGGCTCTCTCTCCTGGCCTCAGTTCTTTGTGAGCTAGAATCCTTAACCCTTGCAAGGAGGAGATGGGAGTGCCAGACTTCTTTGTTGAGCTTCTCACCTGACTAGCACCCTGCTCTGCCTACCAATCCCAGGCATAGGGGCGGGGCTACATGTGTACAAGTGATTCCCACCAGACACCAGAGCACTGTGTGAGGTGTTAACTTGGCCCTGgttcctcccctcctttttttttttttttttttttttttttgccttaaagTGGAGACCATGTGAGTGTTTCTCCTGTTTTTACATTACCTTTTTAGCATCCTTATgaaccctcctcttcctctgtagtACATTCCCACCTTGAAAGTGGGCACAAGGTAAGAGGATGGTAGGGCCAGGGCAAGTCAGGTGAACAGGAAAGGAATTGATCCTAAGGGCAGATGACTAGATGACTGATGGATCACTTCCTGGTAAGGCTGGGCTTCCTGAACAGTctacacttctctctctcccctccctctgcccccaatctccaggTAACAAATTCCAAACTTCCCAGGGGTTGGATGGGATTTGAGGTTGAACAAAGGTTGGAGTCCAGGGCCAGGGAGTTTATCTTTACCTGTGTTATTTACACAGCAAAGGTTATGGTATGAAATTAACAGGAAACTACAATGACCTTACAAAAAAACACAGGCAGACTGCCaaaaatctttcttcttcctggtcaTCCACACCCTAGGAAGCCACAGAAAACAAAGGTAGCTCTTTTTTTTCTGGCGTTAGATGGCTGTAAGCGGAGACTGGGATTTCTGAAACCATTTGCCCTTCTTGTCTACTTAAGCCAAATTTAAGGGAGGATCAAGGATGTCAAGAAAGGGCTAGTTTGGGAAACAAAGGGTGCAATTTTGACCCTTTTGTTTAGTGCCTCCTTCCTCTTCATTGCTTCACCTCTTTCTGCCTGTTTTCACttttaggggtgggggtggggacagggtttctctgtgtaacagccctggctgtcctggactcactttgtagaccaggccgacctcgaactcacagagatccgcctgcctctgcctcccgagtgctaggattaaaggcctgtgctaacCCATGGCTTCtaccatttttctctttcttccttttcttcctgcctctctccctctgagctgtctcttgtGCTATGAGCCATGCAGTAGTAGGTGAGAACTGGGAGACTGGGGGCGTCCTGAGGAGTACACAGGATCACATGCACAGGAAACTAAGGTCAGGGGGAAGAAAGTACAGACTGAAAACATCCTGACAGTGACTGTAAGCACTCAGAGGCTAGTCCCGGCCTATGTTCTGGCTGCTGCATGGCCAGACTGGACACCAGTACTGGaagtgtttgtttcttcttctgcttGGCTAGGGCTGATTTCAATCTGGCACCAGGAAAACATATTTCCATGCCAGCTGGCATTCAACGCATACAGAGGCAATCCTCTCAGCTTTACTTGATGAAAGTGTGTAAAATAAGCCTTGGggacgggctggagagatggcacagcctGTGAAGAGTAGTGTTCTTCCGAGGACATGAGTTTCATTCCCAGGTCTCACATGGCAGTTCTcaactatctctaactccagttccagagggatctGATGCTCCCTTCTGGACTCTGCAAGTACCAGACATGCAGACAGCATACAGACATACACGGAGGCAgcgtacagacatacatgcaggcaacatatacacacaaaacaaaaacctgaaacatttaaaaaaaaaatcaatgaaacaaaacaacataaaatgcTTTAAGACAGAGCCCTGGATCAAGAAAGCCCCTACTGTGTTCTTGCTGGGCCCAGGAATACTTCATAGTATCAGGAAGAAGGGCAGACAGGCCGCTGGGGTGTGCCTGCACACCTGAGAGAGCTAGAATGGACAATCCTATAGGCAGAGATACTCAGCATGCAACGACAAGAGTGTGTTGGCACCTGCCACCTGGAGTCCCGCCCACAGTCCGAGGTAGAATGCATGGTAATCTGTCAGTATTACAAATGGCTTGTTAATTAGTATCATCATGATTCCAAAGTCACCTGGTTTGGATTTCTTTTGAAATCCAGTTGGCCTGATCAAGAAGAAGGTCGAGCCTGTTTTATGGCTTGGGAAATGGTGTTGGCCAAACACGATTATGCAATCATGGTCTTTATGAGCTTGTATGGATTGGCCCATCCTTATTCAGATTGCTATGGCTTGGATGTCTTACACATACCTTCCCCTCCCCGACCCCCAAAGCATTCATATGTTGGGAGTTTAGTTCCCAATGTAGTGACAAGGTTACCAGGGTTCTTTTGCTATATTCTCATGGAAATCCCAGGAAGGCTAAGAGTAGCTTCACTAACTTGATAGCCCTAAGCCTCTGAGCCACAGAGGCTTCGAGTGGGCTTTCAAAGCCAGCAGCTTCTATCTCTAATcccagagaaccagacacagaaCAATGACGTACACTGTacctttttttgtcattttttattggatattttatttatttacaatacatatgtcatcctctttccccattttccctccctagaaccccctatcccatcctccctccccctttatgcttttatattatttagattcatgcatgtattaaggtcagttctaggttgagggtctagcaatacaatagatgcaaatagtcaaggaacaagcaatacaataaacacaaatagtcaaagaaaaagcaagacattaaagccaattacatgaacactcccatgatcactgtttctaaaggcttatcaggatgaccaaactatctgagcctacttccctatcctagtgcaaggtcattttcatgtctgaagccttgttctagcctaaaatttagattcctgtctgaaattatttttttgttctagcctaatatttaggttcctgcctgagattacttctttgttctagcctaatatttaggttcctgcctgagattacttctttgttctagcctaagatttagattcctacctgaaattacttctttgttctagcctaatgtcagattcctctctgaagcctacttccttgtccttggctaatgtcatattcctgtcaagcagcccatttccttgtccttagctcatgtcagattcttgccaagcagccccaaaggctctctacctctcctcttttttatttcattaacaagactgagcctgtcttaggtcattctgacaagaatgccttccttacccatcatgaaatatgcattatctaaagcaatgcacttctgtcttaagttggtaaggctctgtgcagaatcttacccgtccttgcttgccagcctgttaatttaataactctgtctgggggttcattttcagtttcaagccatgtacttggctgccaacatgttaatatttttgaagaaaagctttaacacaatgggcaggaataaaagtattcccaggacaaaaagggctagcatcatcaagctatatatgccatttttgaagcttgaccaaaatagaaatactgacctcaggccatgggtaattttatctgcaatatCTACTGCATTAacactcagcagaacagcattcttgaaattcataagctccacattgattgtacaccttctaattgtgtttgtgttttgaaatccgaCATGACAGTTATGgatgtctatcaaccagcttttgttttagttccctgagtatcacagaacctagGTATTctaaaaaatagcttgcaagtactggaacaAATGaggcaggctttaagcagaagcaagagggtagtgggcttgattattgctggtataacagctttaattacattaattgctagcaccactgcttctgcaattgctgtggcacaggaagttaagacagctacttttgttaatcatttagcaaaaaaagttactaatgtgttgaatataccagaggatttagataggcatttggaagaatggattgatgctcttcatcctattcaaattactggaaggaggttcagaatttaagggtaaaaaGCCATCTTgggtgtcatgccaaataccactggattcatgttagttctacaatttacagtggtagtcattataattaggaagaagtttaatgacacttgcagttatttggtataattctaacacctctcaggatgttttaacgatacatagggagcttatgaactTCACTTTACCCATTCAAGGGCAGAGGTGTGTTGCCTTgcccactgagtgctgggaagCCTGTGTCTACATGTAGTTTCACAGCTCTGAGCTTGTCTTACTCTATCCTCGGTTTTAGCTCCTCTGGGCAACTCAGCAACTTTCTAGAACTCTTCAGTTCTGCTGCAGCTCCTCTGTAACTGCAATTCCCCACAGACACTTGCCTTCCACGGTCTCTATTTGCTTCAGCCCCTGTACTCAGCTACTCTCtggaattttctttccttccagatGCTGCTGGGTTGTCTGAGGCTAGAAGTTCTGGGAGTTGCCCATTCTCTGTGGAGACAGTCCACTCTACCCAGAGGAAAGGCCAGATGTAGGCAACGGGCTTCATGGGGACCTGTGCTTACTGCACAGTGGAGAAGATGGTAGGGAGGTCTCCTGTGTCACTGCCCTAAGGTTGAGAGGGAACATTGCTCAAATAAGCAGAAATTCCTTCTATATTCTGTTGCTGCTCAAGTACGTGTgcgtaggtgcatgtgtgtgtgtgtgtgtgtgattggtgAACGAAGCACTAGAGAACCAAATATCTCTAGGACTAGAGAGATAGT
The nucleotide sequence above comes from Arvicanthis niloticus isolate mArvNil1 chromosome 17, mArvNil1.pat.X, whole genome shotgun sequence. Encoded proteins:
- the C17H2orf72 gene encoding uncharacterized protein C2orf72 homolog isoform X2 gives rise to the protein MESELEALALQPASPAEPPFQALVEAAGGRGQVLLVGELWEREQSRALLRDFARAVFPPEPAPGKPGCSETESADTAAASEPSGAPGTKAERAIRSPLVFVLCRAGSLTSREPRRRLREMLRDVRGRRREGAALVGVLVADVGAEDAGAPGLQLLETLLRTVFGRQVGGPVQAAAFRPGCPASSLAVQEAACRALKAAGLGRPEGAWERPGLPGLLTCFSWGPRRQRKNRSVTSSQGPVQEHLQVSEEELALTPVFPNGDYEDRGSGARAQDGVIHMPPDPPEDTR
- the C17H2orf72 gene encoding uncharacterized protein C2orf72 homolog isoform X1 is translated as MESELEALALQPASPAEPPFQALVEAAGGRGQVLLVGELWEREQSRALLRDFARAVFPPEPAPGKPGCSETESADTAAASEPSGAPGTKAERAIRSPLVFVLCRAGSLTSREPRRRLREMLRDVRGRRREGAALVGVLVADVGAEDAGAPGLQLLETLLRTVFGRQVGGPVQAAAFRPGCPASSLAVQEAACRALKAAGLGRPAEGAWERPGLPGLLTCFSWGPRRQRKNRSVTSSQGPVQEHLQVSEEELALTPVFPNGDYEDRGSGARAQDGVIHMPPDPPEDTR